A genome region from Anastrepha obliqua isolate idAnaObli1 chromosome 4, idAnaObli1_1.0, whole genome shotgun sequence includes the following:
- the LOC129246176 gene encoding uncharacterized protein LOC129246176 → MVRHKYSQTVKPAIDANVFVAAIKEVTIAKKSLRSVGSAYKIDKSKLARYISSLMEANIDPTTTSNEKLVDFVSNLLKRTGGKKIFSVEQEDELVQYLLRASKMYYGLSICEFSKLVYEFAMKCNIEYPVEWDIHGKASWDWYNAFMHRHPNLSLRTPEQISANRTKAFSKANVDAFFVNLDHVMFQKNIKYEPHRIWNMDETGCPTVPTKAVRVITLKGERRVGQKTSAERGTNVSLAFAVSAAGQSIPPFYIFPRKNMQSTFMDNALPGAMGVANESGWMTAQEFVKYLAHFIKHSKASKDSPILLLLDNHTSHLSLEAIQMAIDNGITMLSFPPHCSHRLQPLDVSVFGPFKKMFHNMCQVWMKNNIGKTLELRHIAPIADKCLEASATPKNIRSGFRAAGIQPFNPNVFSAEDYEAAELMETNLTSADADAINLEVPSPSTMPSTSTIPNTSAAPIQHILQEVGPLKHSAPIKKSNRGRKSMGSTILTSEVNVANLRRKSDEKKAKDSQNKENQKNKAAKALPSKRGRPRKSSVVMTIQNMSDSEDEDFCIICKGVMPKKLNRNNSIHCNTCDRPVHLKCANLTAGYYTCIHCESD, encoded by the exons ATGGTGCGTCATAAGTATAGTCAGACTGTTAAACCTGCGATTGATGCCAATGTTTTTGTGGCTGCTATTAAGGAGGTTACAATCGCGAAAAAGTCTCTACGATCCGTTGGTAGCGCATATAAAATCGATAAGTCGAAATTGGCGCGCTACATTTCAAGTCTGATGGAAGCGAACATAGACCCCACAACCACTTCGAATGAAAAACTTGTtgattttgtttcaaatttactCAAGAGAACTGGTGGAAAAAAG ATATTTAGCGTAGAACAAGAAGACGAGTTAGTGCAATATCTTCTTCGTGCCAGCAAAATGTACTACGGTTTGTCTATTTGTGAGTTTTCCAAATTGGTCTACGAGTTTGCAATGAAGTGTAACATTGAATATCCAGTGGAGTGGGACATTCACGGCAAAGCGTCGTGGGACTGGTACAATGCATTTATGCATCGGCATCCAAATCTGTCTCTTCGTACGCCAGAGCAGATAAGCGCGAATCGCACCAAGGCCTTTTCAAAAGCCAATGTTGATGCATTTTTCGTTAACCTTGACCATGTgatgtttcaaaaaaatataaaatacgagCCGCATCGCATATGGAATATGGACGAGACTGGCTGCCCGACGGTACCCACAAAAGCTGTACGAGTGATCACATTAAAAGGAGAAAGAAGAGTTGGACAGAAAACTTCAGCGGAAAGAGGCACAAATGTCTCTTTGGCGTTTGCCGTGAGTGCAGCTGGACAGTCCATTCCACCATTCTATATCTTTCCTAGGAAAAATATGCAGTCAACCTTTATGGACAATGCTCTTCCCGGTGCTATGGGTGTAGCAAACGAATCAGGTTGGATGACAGCACAAGAATTTGTCAAATATTTGGCACATTTCATCAAACACTCTAAGGCATCAAAAGATTCtccaattttattgcttttggaCAATCATACTTCTCATCTGAGTTTGGAGGCTATACAAATGGCGATCGATAATGGAATAACAATGCTATCTTTTCCTCCACACTGCTCTCACAGATTGCAGCCTCTTGATGTCAGCGTGTTCGGCCCATTCAAGAAAATGTTCCATAACATGTGTCAAGTTTGGATGAAGAACAATATTGGAAAAACTTTAGAACTAAGACATATAGCGCCTATCGCAGACAAATGTCTGGAAGCAAGTGCTACACCCAAGAATATCAGGTCCGGATTCCGTGCGGCAGGTATTCAACCATTCAATCCAAATGTGTTCTCTGCTGAAGATTACGAAGCAGCTGAGTTGATGGAGACAAATCTGACCTCTGCCGATGCCGATGCCATTAATTTGGAAGTACCCAGTCCATCAACGATGCCAAGCACATCGACGATTCCAAACACATCAGCTGCACCAATTCAGCATATATTACAAGAGGTTGGTCCTCTGAAACACAGCGCTCCGATCAAGAAATCTAATCGAGGTCGAAAATCAATGGGCAGCACTATTTTGACTTCGGAAGTTAACGTGGCCAATTTACGCCGAAAATCTgacgaaaaaaaagcaaaagattCTCAGAATAAAGAAAACCAGAAGAACAAGGCAGCAAAAGCATTACCATCGAAGCGCGGACGTCCTAGAAAATCTTCGGTTGTAATGACGATTCAAAATATGTCGGACTctgaagatgaagacttttgtATTATCTGCAAAGGTGTAATGCCCAAAAAATTAAACCGAAACAATTCGATTCACTGTAATACTTGCGATAGACCTGTTCACttgaaatgtgcaaatttaACAGCCGGCTATTACACCTGCATCCATTGTGAATCTGATTaa